From Candidatus Eisenbacteria bacterium, the proteins below share one genomic window:
- a CDS encoding K(+)-transporting ATPase subunit B: MTHAQARPLFDPEIVGPAIAASFKKLNPVHLWKNPVLFVTEVGAAVTTLELIFNRGGGALPFVLQISLWLWFTVLFANFAEAMAEGRGKAQADTLRKSRHTTTGKKRGPDGTITTVPAESLRKGDVFIVSAHETIPA, translated from the coding sequence ATGACGCACGCACAGGCACGGCCCCTCTTCGATCCCGAGATCGTCGGCCCGGCCATCGCGGCAAGCTTCAAGAAGCTGAACCCGGTCCACCTGTGGAAGAACCCGGTCCTGTTCGTCACCGAGGTGGGCGCGGCGGTCACCACGCTGGAGCTGATCTTCAATCGCGGCGGGGGAGCGTTGCCGTTCGTGCTTCAGATCAGTCTCTGGCTCTGGTTCACCGTCCTGTTCGCGAACTTCGCCGAAGCGATGGCCGAGGGGCGAGGCAAGGCCCAGGCGGACACGCTGCGGAAGAGTCGGCACACGACGACGGGGAAGAAGCGCGGCCCCGACGGAACGATCACGACCGTCCCGGCCGAAAGCCTGCGCAAGGGCGACGTCTTCATCGTGTCGGCGCACGAGACGATCCCGGC